In Eremothecium gossypii ATCC 10895 chromosome II, complete sequence, the genomic window TTGAGGAAGAGACTGCGTCCTGCATATCTGATATGTTCCAATACCTGACAAGTTACGACCAGTTTAAAGGGATTGATTCAGCCGCCTTATTTGTGCTGAAATTGGAGTGTCTTTTTAAAGCTCTGGATTCGCTGGAATCGGTAGGTAAGTATAGCTTTGTCGATTCAAAGAAACATGAACCAAAAAATACTGTCTTGTGTGCCCCAGAGTCAGACGCGAATGAAAATATGTCTTCCAAATACTCTAAATTCCCAAGAAATCTTTCAACGAAGATAATGATTTATTTGCAACTTTTACGGAAAATGGGCTCGGCATTGAAAGAGAAGGAAGTTAGTGTTGGCTCCTTTATGTCGGTTATTACTAGCCTGGCGCATTTTTTAAAATTGCTTGTACGCTACGGCCTATACAATGCGTTGGAACATAGTAAAGCTGTACACACTTCAAATGCACTTGTTAAGTTCCTACGAGAAATAAAGAAGAATGAGACTTACCAGCGTGATCCATTTAACTATATTAATGTCACTATACATGCCACTGACTGTTGTGCTGCTTGTGAGAAGTATATACAGGAAGAGTGCGTCCAGTACCAAGATAATAGATGGCATTTGGGGTGCTTTCAATGCTCCAAATGTAAAAAGGGAATCGAGCTACGCGATATTGGAGACGCTGCCTGCAATAAAATGCTCAAGCATATTTACTGTGCGCAGTGTTCAGTCACAGATCCGGATTCTAAGCCGGGCTTTAAACCAATAACCAAGCTAAGTCAATTGATATTTTTACTGAAAATTGCTTTGGTGCGTTCCAGAGTCGTAATGGCTTTGCAGATGAAAAACCAAGAAGTTATGCAAAGGAGTAATTCCGTCAAGGAAACTATTTCTATGCAACAAACATATATTCGGACACTCAATGATATCAAACGGTTGAAATCAGGAAGACAGAGTGTTCGAATCACCAACGATCAACAGGATGCTAGGAAATCCCGAATCTTAAAGACAGCGGAGATTGACGTTCGAAATGGGTCCAGAACGGATATGGACAAGGAGCTAGTCATAGAGACTGAAAATTCGAAATCTGGTCACGGTTCTGATTCTAAAGTCTTTAATGGACAGAAATCTCTGACATTGGATGATATATCAAGAATTGTCGCGGCAGAACAAGCAAGGGAACTCAGACCTAACGCATTTACACACTTTACCAGAATAAAAGAGTCAGACGATGAAACGAACACATTTGTAGCCAAAAAGAGCGGCACTTACTACTCAGAACTCTCAATAGAGCAGTTTTACAGATTGCAACTTGTGGCCTTGGCTCTTCTGGCGAATGGCACCGTCGGTCTAGCGGTCTCTGATGAATGCATACACAAACTTCTGCCCCAAACACCCAAGTCATTAAATCCTTCAGGTGGTTTCTGGAACAAGTTGTTCAAGACTGGCAAAGAAAATAAAGTAATGAAATACAAGAAGGTATTCGGTACACCTCTTGAAGTTCTTTCTGAAAGGTGGGGCGTTGACTCTGACCTCAGTTCTGGCCCTGCAAAGCTACGTATACCTATCCTTGTCGATGAACTAGTATCTAGCTTACACCAGATGGACATGTCTGTGGAAGGTATATTTAGAAAGAATGGTAACATTCGCAGGTTGAAGGATTTAACGGCTGCCATTAATGAAAATCCCTCCGAAGTACCGGACCTTTCTAAGGAAAATGCTATTCAACTCTCTGCTCTTCTGAAGAAGTTTTTAAGGGAGCTTCCAATACCGCTCTTGACATTCACAATGTATGATTTATGGATACAAGCTGCGAAGTTAGAATCAAAATTCGATGGACAACGAGTATTTCCCCTGCTTTACACTTTGTTACCAAGTGCTCATCGGAACGTTGCTGAGGTGTTATTTTCTTTCTTGCATTGGACCTCATCATTTTCCCACGTTGACCATCAGATTGGATCTAAGATGGATATTCATAACTTATCAACCGTGATAGCTCCGAATATTCTTTACCAGGAAGCACCGAACAACGGTTCTTATGGAGGTTCTGCAGATGTGATTCATAATACATACCAGGATGCATTTGCGCAGAATGAAGGCGAAAACTACTTTCTTGCCATTGAAACTGTGGATTACCTGATTAATAACAACGAACAATTAAGCATGGTACCAATGTTTTTGTCCACTCTCTTGAAGGAAGTTGAAGACCTTAACCTGACAACTTATGGTGCGGTTAAAAAGCACATTGATATGTTGATTGAAGAGGGTAAGATACATGTCAAAGACTTTGTGCAGAAGGACTCTATTCAAGTTAAAGAGACCGCATCAGTGACGAAGGTAGAAATCCATAAATAACCAGATCTCATTTTCAATATAATGAGTGTATGTACTATCAGACTCTTATCAGTGACAATATTAGTGGCACCGGTAGTAAGGTGACCTCAATTCTGTACTTTCAGACAGTTTTTAATTCCGGGAAATGTATACTGACTCTTTATCAAGCTAGATAGATCTAAAGGTTAGGATAGGTACCGTCTTACATACGTGATACGCTAAAATCTGCGTCCATCATAACCGTGGCTCCAAACTTGCTTTTTCTTTTGGGGACGAGACAGGCCACTGGTAAAGCCCGCTCTTTTCGAAGACATACTGATGCTTCTCCAAGTACTTGGTTAGACCATCAGGCCCACGAGAACCATACTTATAAATTTCAGGCCGAGGGCTGTCTGGGCCCTCAAGGTAATTTAAGAGAGGGGTGAACAGCTTCCAGCTGATATCCAACTCATCGTCTCTCACAAAATTCGAATGATCGCCCAGCAAAGCATCCCGCAACAGAGATTCGTAAGCCTCCGGAATCCAGTAGTCCCTATACCTCTTCGAGTAAGTCAAATCAAGCTCCGTAATTTGGGAATTCGAATCCAACCCCGGTGTTTTAGCGTTGAATTTCAAGTATATGGCCTCATCTGGCTGGACACGGACAACTAGCTCATTGTTTGGAATATCGTTAAAAATACCCCGCGCCACGCGCTTGTATAGAATACGGATCTCAACCTTACCTTCGTTCAATGCCTTCCCTGCACGCATGACAATAGGAACTCCATCCCACCGCTCATTCTGGATATTAAAGGTCAACGCGGCAAATGTCACGCACTTAGAGTCCTTGCTGACAGTCTCGTCATCTAAGTAAGCAGGCTTTGTACCATCTTCAGATCGGCCGTACTGTCCAATCAAAATGTCTTCGTGGTCAAGAGGAACGATGGCCTTCAGCACCTTGACTTTCTCGTCACGTATGCTCTCCGGATCAAAAGATACTGGCCTCTCCATGGTTAGCAAAGTTAGTACTTGGAGCAAGTGGTTCTGCATGACGTCCCTTATAATACCAGTGGAGTCAAAGTAACCTCCACGGCCTTCCGTCCCAAATGGTTCCTTCAACGAGATCTGGATCATCTGGATATTTTCCTTATTCCAGGAGGCATTGAAGAACGCATTACCAAACCGCAGAGGTAGCAGGTTCTTGACCATCTCCTTTCCTAAGTAGTGGTCAATCCGGAATATCTCCTCCTCACGGAACAGAGGCTCCAGCTGCTTTTGCAACTTCCGAGACGACTCCAGGTCATGGCCAAAGGGCTTTTCCACAATTAACCTTGTAACGCCGCCCTCCGCATAGAGGAACTGCTTGATTTTCTCAGCAACACTGACAAACGCACTGGGAGGAAGCGCCAAGTAGAACAACCTGTGAGGTTTCTCAACGCCCCGTTCGCGCTCGTAAGCCTCAATCTGCTCCCGCAACTGCACGTACCCCTCCTCCTTGTCGTAAGGCCCAGCTACGTAGCTCATCCTCTCCAGGAACTCGGCTTGCTTGGCCTCACTCGCTGCGTCGTCTGGTTTGCTCAAGTACGGCTTGACGCGCTCCCGCAGCTCCGCATCAGATAGCTCCGACCGAGCATACCCAATAATCTTCGTGCTGTCGTCCAGGTACCCCTCGCGATACAATCCATACAGTGCTGGGAAcgtcttcttcttggcAAGATCCCCTGAGGCTCCAAACACTGTAATTATCACATCCTTTTCAAAAGCGTCTGTCCTCGTCACTTCTCCACACATCATTTCGCTAGCAGTGCTCAATATCCTTACTATGCTATGTATGGCAGATTAGCAGGATTCTGTAAAAGGGTGATGTGATACCTTGGGTTTATAGATGCTAGCTCTGTTCAACTGCTTACTAAGTGTCTGAAAAATTCAACCAACGGTTAGGACTTGTGTATTACTAAAAGAATCAGGGTGTATGGATATGGGGGACTCGTTTGGGGTACACGTGCCTAGCATGGTGCCATCTTCAGGTGCATTGTATATGGGTGATTTACAGTAGATATGTATGCTATGTACAGCGGGGCTACCATGCGTTCGCCACAGTAAGGACATCGTCTGTCGGTGCAAGCGGGCGCAGGTTGTAGATATAGGAAGGCTGCGAGTAGGTCGGCATGGGTATATCCAGAGTAGGTAAGCGGGCGTATCCTTCGTTCAGCTGGGAGACCAAATCCCTGCGCTGCGAGGGCCCGAGCCCACCGTTGAGTAGCCCACCACCATTGATGCAGCCTGAGGGGCAGGCCATCACCTCGATGAAGTCTGCGTTGCACGGATCTGTCGCAGGAGGCGCGGGGCTGGCCTGCGGGAGTCTCCGGCGGACAACCTTGGCACTGCGTTTTGTAGCGGGGGACAGCAGCTTGCGCACAAGGTTCTGGATGTTGCGGAAGCCATAGAGCTCGCCCGCCGAGGCAAGGAGCACGCCGCTCGGAGCCAGGAGGCGATGCTCCAGTAGGTCTGCGTTGCGACCGGCCTGCGTTGCGATGGTGGAGCCAGGGTGTAGGCGCTGCATGTGTAGAATGTACTGGTATGCGTAACCGCCAGAGGAGGAGCCCGCAGACGAGCACCAGCTCACGCGCGGGTCCCAGCCTGGAGGTGTCAGCTGCGCAATTGGGACAGCCGCGCCGGCGAAGCTGTGCAGATCGAGCTGGAGTtcgtccagcagcgccacAAACTCACGCGGGGTCAGCACGCAGTCCACCTCGCGCGCGCAGTCTTCGCGCGCGGCCTCCAACTTCTTGTCAAAGCACGGCATCAGACTAAGGTGGTATATATTGGGGTCTGCAGCATGGAGCAGCGCGCCTGTGATCTGCTGCGGCGACTTGACGTCCAGCATGTACGGCACAAGGCCAGGCTTCGTCTTTTCCGCATACAGAACAAAACCGGGACACACGCTGCACAGCAGTGGGCCCTGCACGCCCTGCTGCTTCCGCTCTACGAGGCGAGCGTTGGTCTGCTGGACCGAGAGCTCGCGCCCCAGCTGCGTGCCGACGACGTATTTGGCGCCAAAGTAGCTGCCCAGAACGCCGCTCAGGCACTGGTCCAGCTCAGCCACCGATAACCCGAAGTGCTGTGCCAGCGACAGCCGGCTCTGCGGCGCCACGCTCACTGCCAATGCCTTTGGCGCGAGTGAGCGCCAGGCTTCCAGAAACACGCCGTGACTCTGCCGGCTCAGAAGGATTTCTTCGCTGGACGTGATGCACCCCGCACACGCGAGGCAGTCCTGCAGCGAAATAGACACTTTTGTGGCTTCCTGTGGCTCTTTCCCCACCTCCAGTGCCTCATCGCCCTCGTCTGCCGTGTGCAGTGTCCGAGTAGGCTTCACACAGGCCACCTGGGCGCCTATAAAATCGTTCAGGTCACTCTCTGACAGTTTCGCACTCATACTTACGCCCAGCTGCTAGAAGCTACGATTCTCCTGTCCAGTTACTTATCAAGCAGAATCACCTGTGGTCGTATTACTCATGCTGTGAAATTTCCGGACAGACGAAGGTACTATCCGGATACCGGACAGGAAAATGCGCCTCCGTCCGTAATGAATATTTTACCATTTTGTTTAATTTCAACTTAGATCTGCAGAAGAAACACCGACGCAACAGTCACTGCCAAGGTTCTAGGACCTGGGCTTATGATATCTCCGCTTGCACCCGCAGAATTCAGTTTCTTGTAAAGTTTCCTCTTCTTTTCAGAGATAAAGGCAACCTTGCGGATTATGTTGACGAAAAAGGCGAGCCGTTCCAAGAAATGGCAGACAGCCGACTGTATATAAGTAGCTCAGCAGCCAAAAGATGGTTGCATCCGTTTCTCGTAGAGGTCAGACATTTGCTCGTGCGCTCAGAAGAGGACTAACGACATCAGTAAGACAACCAAACAGATACAGAGCAATGTCGATAGAGATTACGGATCTAGCTAGATGGGACCAGGAGTTGAAGGCGGACATCAACCACGGGTTGGCGTCTACGGTGCTCAAGAACTACAACGCCGACGAGGTCTTGCTTGACAAGACGCAGTTGCTAAAGCACTACCCTCGCGTTTTCAATGTGGGGCTCTCGGAAGAGGTTGGGCCTGTGACAAACCAGCGGTCCTCCGGGCGCTGCTGGTTGTTCGCGGCCACCAACGAGTTGCGCCTCAACGTTGCACAGAAGCTTAACTTAAAGGAGTTTGAGCTCTCGCAGGCATACTTGTTTTTCTACGACAAGCTTGAGAAGGCGAACTACTTTTTGGACCAGATTGTCGACACTGCCAACGAGGAAGTGGAGTCGCGCTTGGTCCAGTACTTGCTCACGTCGCCCGTGCAGGACGGCGGGCAATACAGCATGTTCGTGAATTTGGTCCGCAAATACGGTGTGTTACCTAAGGACCTCTACGCAGACTTGGCATTCTCCACGACCAACTCGGCCAAGTGGAACAGCTTGCTAACCACCAAGCTCCGCGAGTTCGGCCAGGAATTGCGCGAGGCTGCCGCCCGCGGGGAGGACGTCTCTGGGCGCCGCACCTCCATGCAGAAGGAGCTTGTGCGCCTAATGTCTCTCTTCATGGACCTGCCACCTTACCGTCCCGACGAGGAGTTCACCTGGGAGTATACCGATAAAGACGGCAAGACTCAGTCCTTGTTCACGACCCCGCTCCAGTTTGCCCGCGAACATGCGGGCCTCGACATCGCCAAACCTGTCTCCCTCATCAACGATCCTAGACACCCTTACGGCTCCTTGATCAAGATCGACCGCTTGGGCAACGTCCTTGGTGGTGACGAGGTCCGCTACCTCAACGTCGACAACGACACTCTATCCGCCTTGGTGGTCAAGCGTCTCCGCAACAAGCGCCCTGTCTTCTTCGGCTCACACACGCCCAAGTTTATGTCCAAGCAGCACGGTGTACTAGACACCCGGTTGTGGAACTACCGTGGCATTGGCTACGAGTTCACCCAGGACAAGGCCTCTAGGATACGCTACGGCGAGAGTTTGATGACCCACGCTATGCTCATCACCGGCGTCCACGTGGACAGCGCAGATAAGCCCATCCGTTACAAGGTCGAAAACTCCTGGGGCAAGGATATCGGGAAGGACGGATACTTTGTCATGACGCAGGAGTATTTCGAGGAGTACTCTTTCCAGATCGTGGTTGACATCGACGAACTCCCAGAGGAATTGGCCGCCAAGTTCCAAACTAAAGAGGAGAAGCCGATCGTGCTACCAATCTGGGACCCAATGGGTGCCCTAGCCCAATAAGGCCTACATAGACGATTTCGTAATGTGTATATCATTAGAATTTCTGTCATATGCCTATGTTGTCACGTGCAAATTGAACAGAGGCTGCATGCGGGAAAAACCACGATGCCTATATTGGCGAGGTAAGCCGGAGCCATTGCTTCGTTCCGCAAGACAGCGAATCCTGGGACTATTCAGCCTCCACTTGACACCTGTCAGGCTCGAATTACATTACATACTGCGAAATGAGGTTTGCAACAGTTGCGGGCCTGTTGCCGCTACTGCAGTATGTTACCGGGCAGGTTGTACCGGCCAAAGACCATATCAACAGGGAGTATTTCGCGGTGGAAGCAGATGGGAGCCTGGAGGAGCTATTGGAGGCGCATCCGGGGTGGCAGTTCGAACATGCAGTGCGAGGGCTGGAGCGGCACTATGTTCTTTCACGCGTGCGAAGCGAATTGCAGCCGCGAGCCCAGGTGCAGCACAAGGCCGGCGGAGCACGTGCATGGCATGAGCTGGTGCCGCACCGCCTAGCGAAGCGGATGCCGATCCGCGACGCGGAGTTGGGGGACCAATTGTCGCAGCGCGCGGTACTGAAGAAAGAACTGAACATCAAGGATCCGCTATTTGATGAGCAGTGGCATCTTTTGAACACGCGATATCCCAAAAATGACATGAATGTCACGGGATTATGGCAAAAGAACATTACGGGCCATGGGATAGTTGTAGCAGTTGTCGACGATGGGCTGGACTACGAGAGCGAGGACCTGAAGGATAATTTTTGTGCAGAGGGATCCTGGGACTTCAATTCAAACACAGCGCTGCCAAAACCGATGTTAAGCGATGACACTCATGGTACGCGCTGCGCAGGAGAAATTGCCGCGGCAAAAAATCAGTTCTGTGGACTGGGAGTAGCTTTTAATAGCAAAGTCTCGGGGATTCGGATTCTGTCGGAGGATATTACTCCTGAGGATGAAGCAGCTTCGCTAGTTTACGGGTTGGATATCAATGACATCTACTCCTGTTCATGGGGTCCGACTGACAATGGGGAAGAGCTGCAGGCTCCGAGTGATCTTGTAAAGAAGGCTATCATCAGGGGTGTGACAGAAGGCAGAGACCGGAAGGGTGCCCTATATGTGTTTGCCAGTGGAAATGGCGGGGCGCTTGGCGACAATTGCAACTATGATGGATATACCAATTCCATTTACTCAATTACTGTTAGTGCGCTCGACCACAGAGGTCTCCATCCTACATACGCGGAGAGTTGCTCGGCAGTACTAGTCGTTGCGCACTCTTCGGGGTCAGGCAATTTTATTCGTACAACTGATGTTAACGGCCAGTGCTTTGACCATCATGGGGGGACCTCAGCTGCCGCCCCACTAGCCGCCGGCGTCTACGCTTTACTCCTTCAGGTGAACCCAAATTTGACTTGGAGAGATGTACAATACCTGACTATCTTAACTTCAATTGAGGTGAATCCTGATGACAGCGACTGGCAAGAGGGCTCACTCGGCAGGCGCTACTCGCATAAATATGGCTACGGAAAACTGGATGCTTATAATATCGTGGAACTCGCCAAAAGCTGGAAAAATGTCAATCCCCAGGCATGGTATTACCACCCAACTATTATAGCCAACCAGACCATTGCGACACCAGACGTATACATTGATTCTACTACTTCtgtatcacgtgatgcACTTGATAAGGCTAACCTCAAGCGTGTAGAACACGTCACTGTCACGGTTGACATCGAGGCTAGTATCCGCGGGTTTACGACCGTGGACCTGATTGCTCCTAATAACCATATCTCTCATTTAGGGGTGGTGCGGAAAAAGGACAAGTCTCACGCTGGTTTTAGAAATTGGACATTTATGTCAGTTGCGCATTGGGGCTACGCCGGAGAAGGCGACTGGAAATTACAAGTGCGGACAACGTCAAAAAAGAATACTGTTCATCTTAAAGGATGGCGCTTGAAGCTATTTGGTGAGTCAATTGATGCTTCAAAGGCCGTCGCAGCCGAATTTGGGAATGACCAGGAGGACTTGCAGGATACGCCTACTGGAACTTCAGATGAGCCTGTCTCTTCCACCTCCACACCAAATAGCACGAGCACATCGCAGGACGAACTCAACACCGGGGCGAGCAAAATAGTGCCCACTCATCATGCAAAAAATTATTACCTCATGATATTCGTCGTAGGTGCCGTCATCCTCGTCCTCTATCTGTTTTTCTTCTCCAAGACACGGCGCATACGGCGCTCCCGCGCTGAGGCATTTGAGTTTGATATAATAGATACCGATTCTGAATACGACTCAACTGTTGATAACCATGATCCTACTGCGCGGATGCTGAGCGATAATGATCTCAATGATTTTGACTTTGATCTCTCCGATCTAGAGGCCCCGGAAAGCCCCAGCGATACTGGTTCAGCAACCGCGGCCCCACACTCAAAAAATGATCGCAGCCTCAGTACCATAGCCGAAAATCCGTTTGAAGCTGGTGATGAGGGGATTCCACAGTCTGAGCAAGGTGCAAATCACAAGTACACGAAGTAAGAACACTTTTGTATGCATTATATATTCCAAAAAAAGCATTTTAAGATTATAAAGGCCCTCAATGTAGGTGGATACGCCCAGCTATCCTTATAGCTACTATCGGTCGGCAATCGCCACAATATATATATGTTGATTTTATTACTGTGTTTGCTGCATTTATCTTTGCATCAGATGTGTCTCTCTTCGATCCAAGATTCACCGAAGTTGGATGGCCTTGATATCTGTACTTTTTTTTCATCGGTTGCATTCGATTCATTAGCTTTTAATAATCAGCGCACTATAGAAAAGTGTCCAGTTCCGGGAGTTCAGTAATCGCTAAAACGGTACACAAATGCATCTGGAGCACTTGATGAGCTCGACTACCGCTGTTTCGTGGTCAAAGATAGGACTTATTGCTTATGGTGATGCCCAGAGCCAAGACGGCAATCTTTGTATCACTTTTTTGGAAACGGTGAATGGTAGCAACTGGCGATTCCATCCACCTAAAAAGTATGTGATCCATCCTCAGCTCCATGAAGACCAGAGTAGCAATGGGAATCCCAAGAGCCCGCTATTTTTCCACGATTTGCGCTCCATGCACTGGAACAACTGGGGCCTCCTTAACGGGGAGCTGCTGGCAGTATGTGATGAGTTGGGAAACATGACAGTACTGGCTGCAGGCCAAGGGCTTAACGGGAACGGTGCATATGACCGGCTTTCGGTGCTATTCCAAGATAACATATTCAAGATCCATAACCAGGTCCTCCCACTGGAATCCGTGCCGAAAAAGGATGCCACGCCGAAGGTGGAGCGGAAGCATACGAAAAAAGAGTACTACTCGACCATCCTGGATTTTCAATGGATAGGGAACCAGAAACCCAGCGTTGCACAAGTTGCTGCCCAGCGGGACCGTACCAATAATATTTTCAAGAACCAGATGCATCAGTGTCCCCCTTACGGAGTATTCCATCCAGCGTCCATAAAGAGCGCCTGCATTGCGATAAGAAGGAACGGATATATAGATTTATGGTACCAGTTCTCTAACACATTAGATTTTAAAAAGATATCGTTGCAGCTCTCAAAGGACAAGGAATCAGAGTGGCTACAATACGCACAAATTGCACATACGGACAAGGAGCAATGCTTTCTAATTGGTGTATTCTCTAATGTGGCGAAGAGCTTTGCGTTTTACGAGTTGTTGATAAACTGGAATGTAAATACCACAAATCAAGCTATGTTTCATGATCCCAAGTTAACGCTCAGACATATACTGCGGGTTAGGCCCGATGCCCTGGGTCCCAATGGTGAGCTACTGAAGCTAGAGAACTTCCATGTTATATCAAAGACTGCACTGCCTGGTACAAGGCCTGAGATTCTGATTTCGTATAATATTCTCGGCACCGAAAGGTCGCTCGTGAGGAGGTTCCAAATGGTACTATCTAACCCAGATATGGTATTTTTGTCTTCACTTGGCCTCGCCATAACTGCACTACACAACAACCATAGTGTGCTGCGCTATAGTATGAAGCATGTTCAAGATCTTACTTTTGATTCGAAAATCATGGATATCCAATCACATTCATTAGACGCACTTGTGTGCTTTAGACTGCATAACGGACGATTCCAACTTTACAACAGGCATACTTGGGCAGTAGAAAGCGAGACAGCAGATGCTAAACAGATAGGCGGTTATACAAAGGATACTATTATTTCAATATTCGGGAGCGGATTTAATTACCCGCTCCTCCCCCCGGCAGACGCGATTGAATGGTGCGCAATCTCACCTTCATCTGGAGGTATAATACTAAAGCTGAAGTGCAAGCCACAACCTACATTTTATGCGCTAGAACAGAGTGTTCTGACCGATCCCTCGAGAGATATCGTGCACGCGACTGCTTTTGCATTTGAGTTTGTGCGATTTAATAACATGATTCATAGTGGGGAGGACTTGGCAATCGCAGCTAAGACCCATGTCTTTAGGTTACAGCGGCTCAGCGAGGAACGGGCCGTGAACTTCATTGCGTCAGTCATCGGTGCAATCCTCAGTCTATATGGTATACACTTTGACGGGCCCAAGGAAATCCTAGAGAAGTTGCTGCAGTCTAAGGCCATACAGAAGATATTTCTATTGCAAATGGAACTGGGTTCCCACTTGAAGAACAAGAACGTCTATTCTATGGCATATGCCTCGATGAAACTCAGAAGCATCAACTTGGCCATGAATGGCGTAGCACGCAATGTCCATGCCATGATCCAGCACACTGCAGTAGTAAACTCTTTACCCAACGGCAGAGCGTTCCAGTTTGCGTTTTCCAAACAAGACCTGATCTATTCTCTCATACCATCGGTAAATTGGTTTGTGTCATTCGTCACCTTTCTAACCCAGCAATTGATAATGCTCGTAAACAACCCCATGGACAACACCCATAGCctcgtgctggggataTTATCCTGCATAACTACACGTCACCTGATGCTCAAGGTCATCCTGGAACTCAAAAATATGATCGGCCTCATTACAAAGTTCCCAGAAACTACGTACACGGTCCTCAATGAGTCGTCGCGCTTTCTCCGCAAGGCGCTGGGTGATAGCCCTGTTAACCTTGAGAAGTTCGAGGTCTTCCTTAACGAGATCAACAACAAGTTTCTGTCTCTTCTGGACGACCACGGCGCGCAGTCCATGGACCGCGAGCCATCATTTATGGTGAAGGCAGAAATACCGCCTGCCCTAGGCCACGTCCGTGAGTTCCTGCTATCGTTCGCCGGCTCCGCTCTTCTCGCACAGACCAACCTCGCTGAGGTTTTCTTTGCCTCCACACATAACCTGCGTATCTTCGACCACCAGCACTTCCACCCCTCTGTCGCAAACCTGCTCCAGCCCCCTGAAAAGGGTCTAGTGGTTGATGACGCCATCCTCCCCGACGCTTGCCGCGGTTCCAGCTCTTTCTCTCCGCTGGACTACGACGACATATCCAGTGAGTGGGTGGACATGTCCGCTCTGGTTAGGATCAAGCGCTGTGTACGCTGCGGCTGCGTCACCCGTGCCGGCAATCCTGTGGCTAAAAACAACACCATCCTCGAGACATCTATCGTCACCAAACGCTGGACCGCCCTATATTCCCGCTATTGCCAGTGCACTGGCCTGCTCTACGAGCTAGATACCCCCTAGTTCTGCGCCCCGCGCTCCGCGTTGCATATGCTGCTTACATGCACCCCGTGCTGCATCCTAGTGCTACATTCCGACTATTATGTCGCTGTACATACTACTTGTGCCTTTTGCGGGCCATCGCCGAGCAGCTTCGATATGATCGAGCCCGCAGATCGCTGTCAAAAAAAACCTATAATTTATAATAAAGAACATACTACAGATCTCCACAGGCGCGCGGTCGTAGTTGCCACGCCAGTTCTCAGGAATACCGAAAAAGGCATTATAACCCAAGTTATCACCGATTTCTCGATATTTTCATAGCGCATCGATTGTCTTGCTTTAAGCGTTACGTCTAATTAGCTCATTTCAGGACATTGCAAACAAGAAAGAGAATACAGGGACATAAAGTCGCAAGTTTACGATGTCATCAGAAACTCGAAACACGCTGTATAACCCGCTGGACAGGTCGCAGATCTCGTTCATCCCAGCAGAGCTGAGCTCGATCAACGACTCTCTGGGCGATTCTGCATATGAC contains:
- the LAP3 gene encoding bleomycin hydrolase (Syntenic homolog of Saccharomyces cerevisiae YNL239W (LAP3)), whose amino-acid sequence is MVASVSRRGQTFARALRRGLTTSVRQPNRYRAMSIEITDLARWDQELKADINHGLASTVLKNYNADEVLLDKTQLLKHYPRVFNVGLSEEVGPVTNQRSSGRCWLFAATNELRLNVAQKLNLKEFELSQAYLFFYDKLEKANYFLDQIVDTANEEVESRLVQYLLTSPVQDGGQYSMFVNLVRKYGVLPKDLYADLAFSTTNSAKWNSLLTTKLREFGQELREAAARGEDVSGRRTSMQKELVRLMSLFMDLPPYRPDEEFTWEYTDKDGKTQSLFTTPLQFAREHAGLDIAKPVSLINDPRHPYGSLIKIDRLGNVLGGDEVRYLNVDNDTLSALVVKRLRNKRPVFFGSHTPKFMSKQHGVLDTRLWNYRGIGYEFTQDKASRIRYGESLMTHAMLITGVHVDSADKPIRYKVENSWGKDIGKDGYFVMTQEYFEEYSFQIVVDIDELPEELAAKFQTKEEKPIVLPIWDPMGALAQ
- the KEX2 gene encoding kexin KEX2 (Syntenic homolog of Saccharomyces cerevisiae YNL238W (KEX2)), whose product is MRFATVAGLLPLLQYVTGQVVPAKDHINREYFAVEADGSLEELLEAHPGWQFEHAVRGLERHYVLSRVRSELQPRAQVQHKAGGARAWHELVPHRLAKRMPIRDAELGDQLSQRAVLKKELNIKDPLFDEQWHLLNTRYPKNDMNVTGLWQKNITGHGIVVAVVDDGLDYESEDLKDNFCAEGSWDFNSNTALPKPMLSDDTHGTRCAGEIAAAKNQFCGLGVAFNSKVSGIRILSEDITPEDEAASLVYGLDINDIYSCSWGPTDNGEELQAPSDLVKKAIIRGVTEGRDRKGALYVFASGNGGALGDNCNYDGYTNSIYSITVSALDHRGLHPTYAESCSAVLVVAHSSGSGNFIRTTDVNGQCFDHHGGTSAAAPLAAGVYALLLQVNPNLTWRDVQYLTILTSIEVNPDDSDWQEGSLGRRYSHKYGYGKLDAYNIVELAKSWKNVNPQAWYYHPTIIANQTIATPDVYIDSTTSVSRDALDKANLKRVEHVTVTVDIEASIRGFTTVDLIAPNNHISHLGVVRKKDKSHAGFRNWTFMSVAHWGYAGEGDWKLQVRTTSKKNTVHLKGWRLKLFGESIDASKAVAAEFGNDQEDLQDTPTGTSDEPVSSTSTPNSTSTSQDELNTGASKIVPTHHAKNYYLMIFVVGAVILVLYLFFFSKTRRIRRSRAEAFEFDIIDTDSEYDSTVDNHDPTARMLSDNDLNDFDFDLSDLEAPESPSDTGSATAAPHSKNDRSLSTIAENPFEAGDEGIPQSEQGANHKYTK